The genomic region ATTGGATGCTTTGGTTATTTTAAATCTCACAGGTACAGGATTTACAAAAAGGGGTGGGGGAGCAACTGGTTATGTGAAAGAGGTTTACTTAGCTCATTTAGTGTGTAATAGTCTACAGGTATCTTTTAATTCCTCATCGGCTATGACTGTTGGGGAGTCTAGATCTCCTGATTTTCACGTTTCACCCCCCTTAAGTTTAGATGCAATTGCCCAACTGGATTTTCTAGGTTTGGTAGAGGGTTTAGAAGCAGAATTTGAGCGGGAACATGTTGGACAGGAAGTAAATGGGGATCATGACCGAGTCATAGTTGTAGGGGTATTCACTGATGATGTAAGTGACCAACAATTCCAAGATACTATAGCGGAGCTGGCTAGGTTAGTAGATACAGCAGGAGGAGAGGTATTACAAAGCCTGCAGCAAAAGCGATCGCGCATTCATCCCCAAACGGTTATTGGTCAAGGAAAAGTCCAGGAGGTGGCTTTAACTGCTCAAACTCAGGGAGCCAATCTGATTGTTTTTGATCGGGATTTATCACCCGCTCAAGTACGAAACTTAGAATCCCAGATTGGTATTAGAGTAGTTGATCGTACAGAAGTAATATTGGATATATTTGCCCAGCGGGCTCAATCGGGAGCTGGGAAGTTACAAGTAGAACTAGCTCAACTGGAATATATGCTACCACGATTAACTGGTAGGGGGAGGGCTATGTCACGGTTGGGAGGCGGAATAGGAACTCGTGGACCTGGTGAAACCAAACTAGAAACGGAAAGACGAGCCATTCAAAGACGTATTTCCCGACTGCAACAGGAAGTTAACCAATTGCAGGCCCATCGTTGCCGTTTGCGTCAAAAACGACAACATCGGGAAATACCATCAGTGGCTTTAGTGGGATATACCAATGCGGGTAAGTCTACTCTACTTAACGCCCTAACTAATGCCCAGGTTTATACAGCTGATCAGCTATTTGCCACTCTTGACCCTACCACCCGTCGTTTAGTTATTCCGCAAGGGGAAAACCATCAAGTTCGGGAGGCATTAATTACGGATACTGTGGGGTTTATCCATGAGTTGCCCAATTCTTTGATGGATGCTTTCCGTGCTACTTTGGAGGAAGTTACAGAAGCGGATGCCTTAATACATCTAGTTGATTTATCCCACTCTGCTTGGTTAAGTCACATTAGATCAGTGCGAGAAATTCTAGCTCAAATGCCTATTACTCCTGGACCTGCTTTAGTTGTTTTTAATAAAATTGATCAGGTCAATAACGAAGTACTAGTTTCCGCACGGGAGGAATTTCCTTTGAGTGTGTTTATATCAGCTAGTCAGCGTTTGGGGTTGGAAACTCTCAGACTACGATTGTCACAGTTGATTGAATATGCTCTAGAACCAATAATACAAGAACAAGGATTTTAAAAACATGGGAATGTCAAATTGATGATGTAGAATTAGAAATTATCTAGGATTAGGGAGTATCTGATTAGGAAGGTTATGACTGCAAAAGTAGAAATTTACACTTGGAATAATTGTCCATTTTGTATACGTGCCAAAGGCTTGCTTACAGCTAAAGGGGTACAATTTACCGAATACAAAATTGATGGGGATGAGGAAGCAAGGCGCAAAATGGCTATTCGGGCAAATGGGAAACGCTCTGTACCCCAAATTTTTATTAATGATGTCCACATTGGTGGTTGTGATGATATTCACGACCTAAACAGTAGAGGGGGTCTGGATCCACTACTGCAAAATTCTGGGGACCAGCAGTGAAACTAGCTTTTATTATTGATCCCATCCATCAGCTAGACCCCTGTCACGATACCAGTGTGGCCCTGATGGAAGCAGCACAAATCCTGGGACATGAGGTCTGGATAACTCAGGTTAACCTACTGAATGTTATCCACAGTCAAGCCTGGGCCCTACTCCAACCTATAGAAATAACTCCAGTCGAATTGGTGGAGGGACGTTGGGTAGC from Cylindrospermopsis curvispora GIHE-G1 harbors:
- the grxC gene encoding glutaredoxin 3; the protein is MTAKVEIYTWNNCPFCIRAKGLLTAKGVQFTEYKIDGDEEARRKMAIRANGKRSVPQIFINDVHIGGCDDIHDLNSRGGLDPLLQNSGDQQ
- the hflX gene encoding GTPase HflX, coding for METIFGNLQGLKSSQLRQLQRLYHQRVSGNFITTSEFAQRLAAISTEINQPVCSYINRKGKVIRVGVGTVRQTQIPPMEIPRYGAERLSGIRCIATNLKSEPPHEAALTAMLLQRLDALVILNLTGTGFTKRGGGATGYVKEVYLAHLVCNSLQVSFNSSSAMTVGESRSPDFHVSPPLSLDAIAQLDFLGLVEGLEAEFEREHVGQEVNGDHDRVIVVGVFTDDVSDQQFQDTIAELARLVDTAGGEVLQSLQQKRSRIHPQTVIGQGKVQEVALTAQTQGANLIVFDRDLSPAQVRNLESQIGIRVVDRTEVILDIFAQRAQSGAGKLQVELAQLEYMLPRLTGRGRAMSRLGGGIGTRGPGETKLETERRAIQRRISRLQQEVNQLQAHRCRLRQKRQHREIPSVALVGYTNAGKSTLLNALTNAQVYTADQLFATLDPTTRRLVIPQGENHQVREALITDTVGFIHELPNSLMDAFRATLEEVTEADALIHLVDLSHSAWLSHIRSVREILAQMPITPGPALVVFNKIDQVNNEVLVSAREEFPLSVFISASQRLGLETLRLRLSQLIEYALEPIIQEQGF